A genomic segment from Pelagicoccus enzymogenes encodes:
- the hisA gene encoding phosphoribosylformimino-5-aminoimidazole carboxamide ribotide isomerase: MRFRPCIDLRNGKVVQIVGGTLSDSSEASVQTNFESTMAPADFARMYQRDELTGGHVIALGPGNKEAALSALAAYPGGMQYGGGVTAENACEFLEAGASQVIVTSYVFRDGKVDFERLEKLVSETGRERLVLDLSCRARDGKYWVVTDRWQHFTDTCVNAETIEALGKHCSEFLVHGVDVEGRMSGIEEDLVRMLGANCQLPMTYAGGARSLEDLDKVESLGGGKVDLTIGSALDIFGGQVAYEDVLAWHRRRNS; this comes from the coding sequence ATGCGCTTTCGCCCCTGTATTGATCTAAGAAACGGCAAGGTCGTCCAAATCGTGGGCGGCACGCTTTCCGACAGCTCGGAAGCCAGCGTGCAGACGAACTTCGAGTCCACCATGGCTCCCGCGGATTTCGCTCGCATGTACCAGCGGGACGAATTGACGGGAGGGCACGTCATCGCCCTAGGCCCAGGCAACAAGGAGGCTGCCCTGTCCGCTCTCGCCGCCTATCCTGGCGGCATGCAGTACGGGGGCGGGGTTACCGCCGAAAATGCCTGCGAGTTTCTGGAGGCGGGGGCGTCTCAGGTGATTGTCACCTCTTACGTGTTCCGCGACGGAAAAGTCGATTTCGAACGATTGGAGAAACTTGTCTCGGAAACGGGACGGGAGCGCTTGGTACTCGATTTGAGCTGTCGCGCTCGCGACGGAAAGTACTGGGTCGTCACCGATCGCTGGCAGCATTTTACGGACACCTGCGTGAATGCCGAGACCATCGAAGCGCTAGGCAAGCACTGCAGCGAGTTTCTCGTGCACGGTGTTGACGTGGAAGGGCGAATGAGTGGCATCGAGGAAGATCTCGTGCGTATGCTCGGGGCAAATTGCCAATTGCCAATGACTTACGCTGGTGGAGCTCGAAGCCTGGAAGATTTAGATAAGGTGGAGTCGCTGGGCGGCGGAAAGGTCGATCTCACCATCGGCAGCGCCTTGGACATTTTTGGAGGACAAGTCGCCTACGAGGACGTGCTGGCTTGGCACCGCCGCCGCAACTCCTGA
- a CDS encoding lysophospholipid acyltransferase family protein: MATDETLSKVPRKTRLIAFLTLAAIKVFSFTYRLRVVGHPQHLLGLVGRGDSVVVACWHNRMFYFATYIYRYLLRNRFKLAMMSSDSKDGEIGATIGKYAGAKVVRGSSSRRGASGLRGLYRAIVKDKHSIIILPDGSKGPVYEAKVGVAALAKMTGKPILPVSCWASDYWRIRSWDRMIFPKPFSRIMITVGDLIEVPRRADDEQLEVYRQRVQVELDALGRAAEEPFKKVCKRI, from the coding sequence ATGGCTACAGACGAAACACTTAGCAAGGTACCCCGCAAGACGCGTCTCATCGCGTTCCTTACGCTGGCGGCGATCAAGGTCTTCAGCTTTACCTACCGCTTGCGAGTTGTGGGCCATCCGCAGCACCTGCTGGGCTTGGTGGGGAGAGGCGATTCGGTAGTCGTAGCCTGCTGGCACAACCGCATGTTTTACTTCGCCACCTACATTTATCGCTATTTGCTGCGGAACCGCTTCAAGTTAGCCATGATGTCGAGCGACTCGAAGGACGGGGAGATTGGCGCCACCATCGGCAAGTATGCCGGAGCGAAAGTCGTGCGCGGCTCCTCCTCTCGCCGCGGAGCTTCCGGCTTGCGCGGGCTCTATCGAGCGATCGTCAAGGACAAGCACTCCATCATCATCCTGCCCGACGGATCTAAGGGCCCCGTCTACGAAGCTAAGGTAGGCGTGGCGGCCCTCGCCAAGATGACCGGCAAGCCGATCTTGCCGGTTTCGTGCTGGGCTAGCGACTATTGGCGAATCCGCTCCTGGGACCGCATGATTTTTCCCAAACCCTTCTCCCGCATTATGATCACGGTGGGCGACCTGATCGAGGTGCCGCGGCGCGCGGACGACGAGCAATTGGAAGTCTACCGCCAGCGGGTGCAAGTCGAGCTCGACGCGCTGGGCCGAGCGGCGGAAGAGCCGTTCAAGAAAGTTTGCAAGCGCATCTAG
- a CDS encoding glucosaminidase domain-containing protein: MSPIRKPNMSFLQGVDLAKKSDYQTWMFAAAGLSLLFIAVYSVFSVVETIIEEERYEEVHLPNFAAITSTKERKQAFFDFLEPFVVEANGDILEERAEVLKLQAYFERNQRLSGSRLESFNQLRESYKLDPVDSASAQSFRELLNRVDTIPVSLALAQAAIESGWGTSRFARQGNNLFGMWCYEPGCGLVPKRRSPGKTHEVTVYRSPRESFLAYLRNLNTGPAYGALRDIRASHRENGVEPSGRDLAPGLVRYSQERWTYVDKVRGMIAANRLDSR; the protein is encoded by the coding sequence ATGAGTCCAATCCGCAAGCCAAACATGTCCTTCTTGCAGGGCGTCGACCTCGCCAAGAAGAGCGACTACCAGACTTGGATGTTCGCCGCCGCCGGCTTGAGCCTCCTTTTCATCGCTGTCTATTCCGTATTCAGCGTGGTCGAGACCATCATCGAAGAAGAACGCTACGAAGAGGTGCATCTGCCCAACTTCGCGGCAATCACCTCCACCAAGGAGCGAAAGCAGGCCTTTTTCGACTTTCTCGAGCCCTTCGTGGTCGAGGCCAACGGCGACATTCTCGAGGAAAGAGCTGAGGTCCTCAAGCTGCAGGCGTATTTCGAGAGGAACCAGCGCTTGAGCGGAAGCCGCCTCGAATCCTTCAACCAGCTGCGGGAGAGCTACAAGCTGGATCCCGTCGACTCCGCAAGCGCCCAATCCTTTCGTGAATTGCTCAACCGCGTGGATACGATCCCGGTGTCCCTAGCCCTCGCTCAAGCGGCCATCGAAAGCGGGTGGGGCACTTCTCGCTTCGCTCGCCAAGGCAATAACCTCTTCGGCATGTGGTGCTACGAACCCGGTTGCGGATTGGTCCCCAAGCGACGCTCTCCCGGCAAGACCCATGAAGTCACCGTCTACCGCAGCCCTCGCGAATCGTTTTTGGCGTACCTTCGCAACCTGAACACAGGGCCCGCCTACGGAGCCTTGCGCGACATTCGGGCCTCCCACCGCGAAAACGGCGTCGAGCCCAGCGGACGCGACCTCGCTCCGGGGCTGGTTCGCTACTCCCAGGAGCGTTGGACCTACGTGGACAAGGTTCGCGGCATGATCGCCGCCAACCGCCTCGACAGCCGCTAG
- a CDS encoding MlaE family ABC transporter permease has translation MISKIGRQSIRLVSELGELAGFSANATVSLPGQRHVLEKLTRSLFEIGVRCVPITLIVGLFTGLVLGLQLYYVLTKFSSESLLGQAVALSIILEIGPVFTAIMIVGQAGSALSAEIGIQRNAEQIDALKTMQINPIGFLVAPRLWAAVVAFPILTTFFDLVGIYGGYLTGVELLGVDPGAYWNRIYDAVSLQNIFNGLTKALVFGVVTTLICSFQGYYTHLKSDIPGARGVSQTTTRAVVYSSIAILMFDYLITSFQMGK, from the coding sequence ATGATCAGCAAAATAGGCAGGCAAAGCATCCGCTTGGTGAGCGAGCTGGGGGAACTGGCAGGATTTTCCGCGAACGCGACTGTGTCCTTGCCGGGCCAGCGTCACGTGCTCGAGAAGCTGACCCGCTCCCTCTTCGAGATCGGCGTGCGCTGCGTGCCCATCACTTTGATCGTAGGCCTCTTCACGGGCCTCGTGCTCGGATTGCAGCTGTATTACGTCCTTACGAAGTTCAGCTCGGAGAGCTTGCTGGGGCAAGCGGTCGCCCTTTCCATCATTTTGGAAATCGGGCCTGTCTTCACCGCGATCATGATCGTGGGACAAGCAGGCAGCGCCCTTTCGGCGGAAATTGGCATCCAGCGAAACGCCGAACAGATCGACGCCCTGAAGACGATGCAGATCAACCCGATCGGCTTTCTCGTGGCACCACGCCTATGGGCGGCAGTAGTTGCTTTTCCCATACTCACCACGTTTTTCGACTTGGTGGGGATCTACGGCGGCTACCTCACTGGAGTGGAATTGCTGGGCGTAGATCCAGGCGCCTACTGGAATCGCATCTACGACGCCGTTAGCCTGCAGAACATTTTCAATGGCCTGACCAAAGCGCTGGTGTTTGGGGTGGTCACGACTTTGATCTGCTCCTTCCAAGGCTACTACACGCACTTGAAGTCAGACATTCCAGGAGCCCGCGGCGTCTCTCAAACCACCACGAGAGCTGTGGTCTACTCCAGCATCGCCATCCTGATGTTCGACTACTTGATCACCTCCTTCCAAATGGGCAAATGA
- a CDS encoding ABC transporter ATP-binding protein: MRKSFGEQVVLGGIDLDIPLGSHTTVIGKSGTGKSVLLKCISGLMEADAGTVTANGSEGAPPCSYMFQQNALFDSMTVEENIALPLREKGKAKKAEIEKRVSSLLEQLELSAARKKYPAELSGGMQKRVALARALVTNPEIILFDEPTTGLDPQRKYRVFDMIRSYRKRFGFTVIMVSHDVPEVFEISDRIAWLDGGEIKYWGTPDALLSDSPEDLKLFLTPQLSTE, from the coding sequence TTGCGCAAATCCTTCGGCGAACAGGTTGTCCTAGGCGGTATCGACTTGGACATTCCCCTGGGCAGCCACACCACCGTGATCGGCAAGAGCGGTACCGGCAAGTCCGTGCTCCTCAAGTGCATCTCCGGCCTGATGGAAGCCGACGCCGGCACGGTTACAGCCAACGGTTCCGAAGGGGCTCCTCCTTGCAGCTACATGTTTCAGCAGAACGCCCTCTTCGATTCTATGACGGTGGAGGAAAACATCGCTCTCCCGCTGCGAGAAAAGGGCAAGGCCAAGAAGGCGGAGATCGAGAAGCGGGTCTCCAGCCTGCTCGAGCAACTTGAGTTGAGCGCCGCTCGCAAGAAATACCCAGCCGAACTGTCGGGGGGGATGCAAAAGCGAGTCGCCTTGGCCCGGGCTCTGGTAACCAATCCAGAAATCATCCTTTTCGACGAGCCGACAACGGGACTCGACCCGCAGCGCAAGTATCGCGTCTTCGACATGATCCGCAGCTACCGCAAGCGCTTCGGCTTCACTGTGATCATGGTGAGCCATGACGTGCCCGAAGTCTTCGAGATTTCCGACCGCATCGCTTGGCTGGACGGAGGCGAAATCAAGTATTGGGGAACTCCGGACGCTCTGCTCTCCGATTCTCCCGAAGACCTAAAACTCTTCCTCACTCCGCAGCTTTCGACCGAATAG
- the mlaD gene encoding outer membrane lipid asymmetry maintenance protein MlaD, with product MNSKKIDFSVGLFVLVGLAAIVYMAVQIGGGRFLGNDSQKVTAVFTNIGGLSSGSNITIAGVKIGTVGPITLNPETLKAEVALLIDEDIELWDDATAAIKTNGLIGDKYISVYPGTKIEGISSPLSGPIVDTEPAIDIESLISKFASGSVIE from the coding sequence ATGAACAGCAAGAAAATCGACTTCTCCGTTGGCCTCTTCGTCCTCGTAGGCTTGGCCGCAATTGTCTACATGGCCGTGCAAATTGGAGGTGGCCGCTTCTTGGGCAACGACAGCCAAAAGGTTACCGCCGTCTTCACCAACATCGGCGGGCTCAGCTCCGGGAGCAACATCACCATCGCTGGAGTGAAAATCGGTACAGTCGGCCCCATCACCTTGAACCCGGAAACGCTGAAAGCGGAAGTCGCGCTATTGATCGACGAGGACATTGAGCTCTGGGACGACGCCACTGCTGCCATCAAGACCAACGGTTTGATCGGGGACAAGTACATCTCCGTTTACCCCGGAACAAAGATCGAAGGAATCAGCAGCCCATTGAGCGGCCCAATCGTCGACACGGAACCGGCAATCGATATCGAAAGCTTGATCAGCAAGTTCGCATCCGGATCCGTCATCGAATAA